In Oceanidesulfovibrio indonesiensis, the sequence GTCTCATCGCCATGAATGCCGGCAAGGGCGCGCCGGATGAGCGCGCCCACGACCGCCTGCCCGTGATGATCGCCGCGCTGGTGGAATGGTTCCGGGAGACGGCCTGCGCCGAATGCAGCGGCATCCGTTGCGCCGACATCCTGGACGACGCCGAAGCTGGTCCGGACATGCAACGATGCGGCCAGCTGGTGAGTGGCGTGTATGGCAAGGCCCTCGCCATTCTGGAAGAAAACGACATCGACCCCACGGTCCCGATCGAGGAACGGATGTGAATACCGCTTCGAACGGCGTTTCCCCAGAATATCCTACCAAGGGCCAGCGCCCTTTTGGGCCGGAGTTTTTTCAATGCATGCAACAACGCACTCAGCCACTCGGGAAAAAAGCCTTTCTAAGAAGGCTGCGCCTCTGGTCCTTTCCCGGACGCGCAGCCTCTGCCCGCAATGTCTCCGCTCCGTGGAGGCCGGTCGCATCCGCGATGGTGACGACGTCTATCTGGTCAAGGAGTGCCCCGAGCACGGCGAGTTTCGAACCATAATCTGGCGCGGAAATCCGGCCATGGAAACGTGGGCGCGCCCCAAGACGCCCTCCACACCAAGCGAGCCCTTCACTGTGCGCGAACGCGGCTGCCCTTTCGACTGCGGCCTCTGCCCAGAGCACGCGCAACATACATGCAGCGCACTTGTGGAGGTTACCAGCCGCTGCAATCTCGGCTGTCCGGTCTGCTTCGCCAGCGCTGAGGGACAATCCAACGATCCCGACCACGCAACCATCGGCGTTTGGCTCGATGGCGTGATGCGCGCCTCCGGCGACTGCGTCATCCAGCTCTCGGGCGGCGAACCCACCGTACGTGATGATCTTCCAGAGATCGTGGTCCTGGCCAGGAACAGAGGGTTCTCTTTCATCCAGCTCAACACCAATGGTCTGCGCCTGGCTCAGGACGACGCGTTCTTCGCCGCCCTGGCCGAGGCCGGGGTGAATGCGCTTTATCTCCAGTTCGACGGCGTGAGCGATGCCGTGTACGAGGCCATCCGCGGCCGTCCGCTCCTGGATATCAAGAAGCGCGTTGTGGAGCGCGCTGCCCGGTACGGCGTCGGCGTGGTGCTTGTGTCCACGGTTGTGCCGGGAGTAAACGACGGCGATCTGGGCGCCTTGTTGCGCTATGGCGCTCAGGCCGGCCCGATAGTTCGCGGGGTGCACTTCCAGCCCGTCAGCTATTTCGGCCGCTATCCGCACCCGCCCGCAGACGCCGATCGCATCACCCTGCCGGAAATCATGCGAAGCCTGGAGGCGCAAACGAACGGATTGGTCAGCGCCGGTGACTTCACACCGCCCGGCTGCGAGCACGCCCTCTGCTCTTTCCACGCCACGTACCTGCGCCAGGATGACGGCCGCCTGCGTTTGCGCGGAGACTCAGGCGAATGCTGTTTACCCAAGAACAAAGCGATCCCCACGGCGGAACAAGGCGCCATCGCCGCCAAGACTTTCACAACGCGGCAGTGGTCCGCGCCTTCCTGCGGTTGCGGCTCCGGAGAGAATGCCGGTGCTCCATTGGGCGAAATGGACGCCTTCCTGGAACACGTCCGCCGCAACTCGTTCACCGTCTCTGCCATGGCCTTCCAGGACGCCTGGACCATCGACCTCGAACGCGTGCAGGGCTGCTGCATCCATTGCGTTGCCCCGGACGGGCGGCTCGTGCCCTTTTGCGCGTACAACCTCACCACGGCTGCAGGACGCTCCCTGCACCGCGACGCCGGAGCCAGACCATGATACCGCGCACGCCGCTCGATTCGTGGATTGCCTCCCAGACCCACCGAAGCGACAGGCTCGACCCCGACCTGCTGCGCAACTATCAGTTGCGAGCCCTGAACGAGACCATCGCCTGGGCCGTAGGCAAGAGTCCCTTTTACCGGGAACGGCTCGATACGTTTTCCGAATCCGGGCTGGGCTCGCTGGACGATCTGTCAGGCCTCCCGATCATGGACGCCCGAGACCTCGGAACCCAGTCGCTGCGCATACTCTGCATCTCCCAGGGCGATGTGGAGCGGGTGGTCACCCTGCGCACCTCCGGTTCCACGGCCGAGCCCAAACGAGTCTTCTTCACCGCCGAGGACATCGAACACACCAAGAACTTCTTTGCCGTAGGCATGTCGCAGATGGTCGCGCCTGGTGATACGCTTCTCGTGCTCATGCCAGGAGCCGCGCCTCATTCCGTGGGCGACCTGCTCAAAAGCGCACTCACCAGACTGGACGCGCCGTGCAATGTGTACGGTTTCGTGGACGACCCCGCCGCCGTGGCAGAACGAATCATAGCATGCGGTGCGAGTGTTCTGGTCGGTCTCCCCGGCCAGATGCTGGCCCTCGCTCGAGATCAGGAGGCGGCGTTGCGTAGCCGGATATCCGCCGTGCTGCTCTCCGGTGAGCATGCCCCCCCGTGGCTCACCCGCGACATCGCCACGCGCCTCGGCTGCGAGGTGTTTGTCCACTTCGGGCTCACCGAAACCGGACTCGGCGGCGGCGTGGAGTGTCGCGCCCATCACGGACTGCACCTGCGCGAAGCCGATTTGCTTTTCGAAATCGTGGACCCGCAAACAAGAACGCCGGTGCCCGACGGCGAGGCCGGAGAGATCGTAATCACCACACTGCGCCGGCGCGGAATGCCGCTCATACGGTATGCGACCGGGGACGCGGGCCTGCTCCTGGGCCGGGACTGCCCGTGCGGCAGCCGCGTGCAACGTCTTCTGCCCTTGGGTGCGCGCATACATGACTACCCTGTTTCCCCGGGCCTGCATCTGTCCATGCATCATGTGGACGAGGCCGTTTTCCGTGCGGAAGGCGTCAGCGCCTGCCATGCCACGCTGCATGTTTCAGCCTGGCCGGACACACCGGACAGTCTGGCCCTCACCCTTGCCGCCACCAGCCCTTCGTCCAAAAATATTGACACCCTCGAAACTGATGTTCGTACATCCTTGCTCGATTCGCCGGATATCGGCCCCCTTCTTCAGGACGGTAGTCTCCATGCGACCATTGCCTGGACTTCGGCAGCCAAATGCCTGGCCCTTTCTGGCCCCAAGCGAATGTTGACCACGCGCACCATTATGGAGCCCCAGCCATGCCCCAACTGATGCAACGCATCGCCGATCTTCTCAAACACGGCGAAACCATAGCCCTGGCAACGATCCTTCAGCAGGACGGCTCCACCCCGCGTACTGCCGGCGCTCGAATGCTCATCATGTCCGACGGAACGTCGGAAGGCACCATCGGCGGCGGGCTTGCCGAGGCCATGGCCCAGCGCCGGGGGCAGCAAATGCTCGCCTCCGAGGATGGCGTCCATGCGCATATTCTCGATGTGGACATGTCCAGCAAGAAGCCCACGGACATGGACATGATTTGCGGCGGATGCCTGGAAATTCTGGTGGAGGTGCTCACGCCCGACCCGGAGACGGCCGCCGTGTTCGCAGCAGGATCCGAGGCCGTCAGAAGCGGGCGGACCACGTATTTCGCCACGCACCTTCCAGGCGGCGGACGCCGTCCCGATCACTGCGTCGTACTTCCAGGTTCCGAGTCCGATGCTCCCGACGCATGCGCGGCCCAGGCTCCAGACAGCGCATCCGTATCCATTATTGTGGACGCAGCAAAGGGTGGACCCTGGGTGGTGACGCAACCTGACGCGGGCGGCGCGCGATGGCTGGTGGAGACTCTCAACCCGCCGGACATGGTTTATCTGTTCGGCGCTGGCCACGTGGCGCTGGCTACGGCCGCAGTCGCGGCACAGGCCGATTTTCATGTGACGGTCCTGGACGACCGCGACGAGTTCGCCAATCAAGAGCGCTACCCGAACGCGCATCGCGTCATCGTGCTGGATTCCTTCGCCGACGTCTTCCAGTCGCCGGAGCTGAGGCGGGACCGCATCGGCCCCAGCAGCTATATTGTCATCGTCACGCGGGGGCACAGCCATGACGGCTCGGTTCTGCGTCAGGCTCTGGACACGGAGGCCGGCTACATCGGCATGATCGGCAGCCGTTCGAAACGCGAAGCTGTGTACCGGAACATGCGCGAAGCAGGTTACACCGATGCGGACCTGGGGCGTGTGCACAGCCCCATCGGCCTGGAGATCGGCGCACA encodes:
- a CDS encoding DVU_1555 family C-GCAxxG-C-C protein, which codes for MSDIDLDLLTYGSQGFNCSQIIILLGLRLQDRENPELVRAMEGLGNGLGFCGETCGALLGGCSLIAMNAGKGAPDERAHDRLPVMIAALVEWFRETACAECSGIRCADILDDAEAGPDMQRCGQLVSGVYGKALAILEENDIDPTVPIEERM
- the trsS gene encoding radical SAM (seleno)protein TrsS, which gives rise to MHATTHSATREKSLSKKAAPLVLSRTRSLCPQCLRSVEAGRIRDGDDVYLVKECPEHGEFRTIIWRGNPAMETWARPKTPSTPSEPFTVRERGCPFDCGLCPEHAQHTCSALVEVTSRCNLGCPVCFASAEGQSNDPDHATIGVWLDGVMRASGDCVIQLSGGEPTVRDDLPEIVVLARNRGFSFIQLNTNGLRLAQDDAFFAALAEAGVNALYLQFDGVSDAVYEAIRGRPLLDIKKRVVERAARYGVGVVLVSTVVPGVNDGDLGALLRYGAQAGPIVRGVHFQPVSYFGRYPHPPADADRITLPEIMRSLEAQTNGLVSAGDFTPPGCEHALCSFHATYLRQDDGRLRLRGDSGECCLPKNKAIPTAEQGAIAAKTFTTRQWSAPSCGCGSGENAGAPLGEMDAFLEHVRRNSFTVSAMAFQDAWTIDLERVQGCCIHCVAPDGRLVPFCAYNLTTAAGRSLHRDAGARP
- a CDS encoding DVU_1553 family AMP-dependent CoA ligase, with translation MIPRTPLDSWIASQTHRSDRLDPDLLRNYQLRALNETIAWAVGKSPFYRERLDTFSESGLGSLDDLSGLPIMDARDLGTQSLRILCISQGDVERVVTLRTSGSTAEPKRVFFTAEDIEHTKNFFAVGMSQMVAPGDTLLVLMPGAAPHSVGDLLKSALTRLDAPCNVYGFVDDPAAVAERIIACGASVLVGLPGQMLALARDQEAALRSRISAVLLSGEHAPPWLTRDIATRLGCEVFVHFGLTETGLGGGVECRAHHGLHLREADLLFEIVDPQTRTPVPDGEAGEIVITTLRRRGMPLIRYATGDAGLLLGRDCPCGSRVQRLLPLGARIHDYPVSPGLHLSMHHVDEAVFRAEGVSACHATLHVSAWPDTPDSLALTLAATSPSSKNIDTLETDVRTSLLDSPDIGPLLQDGSLHATIAWTSAAKCLALSGPKRMLTTRTIMEPQPCPN
- a CDS encoding XdhC family aldehyde oxidoreductase maturation factor produces the protein MPQLMQRIADLLKHGETIALATILQQDGSTPRTAGARMLIMSDGTSEGTIGGGLAEAMAQRRGQQMLASEDGVHAHILDVDMSSKKPTDMDMICGGCLEILVEVLTPDPETAAVFAAGSEAVRSGRTTYFATHLPGGGRRPDHCVVLPGSESDAPDACAAQAPDSASVSIIVDAAKGGPWVVTQPDAGGARWLVETLNPPDMVYLFGAGHVALATAAVAAQADFHVTVLDDRDEFANQERYPNAHRVIVLDSFADVFQSPELRRDRIGPSSYIVIVTRGHSHDGSVLRQALDTEAGYIGMIGSRSKREAVYRNMREAGYTDADLGRVHSPIGLEIGAQTPGEIAVSIVAELVQHRRLGGR